A stretch of the Maridesulfovibrio zosterae DSM 11974 genome encodes the following:
- the fdhF gene encoding formate dehydrogenase subunit alpha encodes MQHTTTICPYCGVGCVLSLKVEDERIVSVSPGPEPSVNQGSICSKGRYGFDFVHHADRLTTPLIRKNGELKSATWDEALELITNKFSEISSTHGPDALGGFSSARCTNEENYLFQKLFRAGIGTNNIDHCARLUHAPTVAGLATSLGSGSMTNSIRELWDMGAGDCVCIIGTNTTACHPVIGLGMKEAKRNGAKLIVIDPREIDLARSADVWLRLRPGTDTALLSAIAGEIITSGLADLQTVAAENEDFEIFRKGLSKFDPDTVAAISDVYADDIRKAAQLIGNSANTAFYYTMGITQHNAGTNNVLAVSNLALLSGNIGRPKTGVNPLRGQNNVQGACDMGALPNVFTGYRSVADLSVRTSFEKAWGVELSAEAGLTIPKMLTAIEEDRLKGLFVFGENPMRSDPDINHVEHCLRHVDFLVVQDLFLTETAQLADVVLPGASFAEKDGTFSSTERRVQRVRKAVSPAGDSLPDWKILAELLKRLGRPERYNDVEDVFNEMRMLTPSYSGITYERLESGGIQWPCPDESHPGTPILHVGKCMRGPGKFVSLSHREPAELPDAEYPLTLTTGRVVAHYHTSTMTGRCFGLAGTWPEELVEIHPSDAAVYGIADGELIKVRSRRGTVKARAWVTRRVRKGLIFMTFHFSESPSNILTTSAADPVTGTPQLKVCAVSVSRLSAEEQNTNLIHKEENMSCQHV; translated from the coding sequence ATGCAACATACTACCACTATCTGTCCTTACTGCGGTGTCGGCTGCGTTCTATCCCTGAAAGTTGAGGACGAGCGTATTGTCAGTGTCTCTCCCGGACCGGAGCCGTCAGTTAATCAAGGCTCTATTTGCTCTAAGGGGCGGTATGGTTTTGACTTTGTTCACCATGCCGACAGGCTGACAACTCCTCTGATACGTAAAAATGGAGAGCTGAAATCAGCCACTTGGGATGAAGCACTGGAACTTATCACAAATAAATTTTCAGAAATATCTTCCACTCATGGGCCGGATGCTCTTGGAGGTTTCAGCAGCGCCCGTTGCACGAATGAGGAAAACTATCTCTTTCAGAAACTTTTTCGAGCTGGAATCGGTACAAATAATATAGATCATTGCGCAAGGCTCTGACACGCTCCAACTGTGGCCGGGCTGGCTACATCACTGGGAAGCGGGTCTATGACCAACTCCATACGGGAGTTATGGGATATGGGAGCCGGAGATTGCGTGTGTATAATAGGTACCAATACAACTGCCTGCCATCCTGTAATAGGGCTTGGCATGAAAGAAGCCAAACGCAATGGCGCTAAACTGATTGTTATTGACCCAAGAGAGATTGATCTTGCCAGATCTGCCGATGTCTGGCTGCGGTTGAGACCCGGTACTGATACAGCTCTGCTTTCGGCTATTGCCGGAGAAATAATTACATCTGGTTTGGCTGACCTTCAGACTGTTGCCGCAGAAAATGAAGATTTTGAAATTTTCCGAAAAGGGTTGTCAAAATTTGACCCAGATACAGTTGCCGCTATTTCCGATGTCTATGCTGACGATATCCGTAAGGCTGCACAGCTTATAGGCAACTCTGCAAACACAGCTTTTTATTATACCATGGGGATTACCCAGCATAACGCAGGTACAAATAATGTTCTGGCTGTATCCAACCTTGCATTGCTGTCAGGAAACATAGGGAGACCTAAGACCGGAGTTAATCCTCTCCGTGGGCAAAATAATGTTCAGGGAGCCTGTGATATGGGGGCATTACCAAATGTCTTTACGGGCTATCGCTCGGTAGCGGATTTATCAGTAAGAACCAGCTTTGAAAAAGCATGGGGTGTTGAGTTGTCTGCAGAAGCGGGGCTGACTATTCCTAAAATGCTCACAGCCATAGAGGAAGACCGGTTGAAGGGTCTTTTTGTTTTTGGCGAAAATCCTATGCGAAGTGATCCGGACATAAATCATGTTGAGCATTGCCTGCGGCATGTTGATTTTCTGGTTGTTCAGGATCTCTTTTTAACTGAAACAGCACAGTTGGCAGATGTTGTGCTTCCCGGGGCAAGTTTTGCTGAAAAGGATGGAACTTTTTCCAGTACCGAAAGAAGGGTGCAGCGTGTACGTAAAGCAGTTTCTCCTGCAGGAGACAGTCTGCCTGATTGGAAGATATTAGCTGAGTTGTTGAAACGTCTTGGCAGGCCTGAAAGATATAATGATGTTGAAGATGTATTTAACGAAATGCGTATGCTTACCCCCAGCTATAGTGGAATAACATACGAAAGGCTTGAATCAGGAGGCATTCAATGGCCCTGCCCGGATGAAAGTCATCCCGGAACACCCATACTGCATGTAGGAAAATGTATGAGAGGACCGGGTAAATTTGTGTCACTTTCTCACAGAGAACCTGCGGAACTGCCGGATGCTGAATACCCGCTTACTCTTACCACAGGGCGTGTTGTAGCTCATTATCATACATCAACAATGACCGGTCGCTGCTTTGGTCTGGCCGGAACATGGCCGGAAGAGCTGGTTGAAATTCATCCATCCGATGCCGCTGTATACGGAATTGCTGATGGTGAACTTATTAAAGTCCGATCTCGCCGCGGTACTGTGAAAGCAAGAGCATGGGTTACCAGAAGAGTCCGTAAGGGATTAATTTTTATGACCTTTCATTTTTCTGAAAGCCCTTCAAATATACTGACTACTTCGGCAGCAGATCCTGTTACCGGAACTCCGCAGCTGAAAGTCTGCGCTGTTTCAGTCAGCAGACTTTCAGCTGAAGAGCAAAATACGAATTTAATTCATAAAGAGGAAAATATGTCATGCCAACACGTTTAA
- a CDS encoding adenylate/guanylate cyclase domain-containing protein: MQKQNRPVLFIVDAIKSEMDFFAKILREDYALLMAMKGSHLFEIVVKEQPDLILLDVDMPEIDVYEVCKNLNGNDATTHIPVILISGDRRTEDEMSGFSAGVVDFIRRPLSPPMVLRRIASALIQKEQTYRLADLSDKLGRYLSPQVYESIFAGTQDSLIGAKRKKLTIFFSDIVGFTSTTERMEPEDMTSLLNSYLDRMASIALKHGGTIDKYIGDAVLIFFGDPVSKGYKNDALACVDMAIEMRDALKEMQQEWFDIGISTPFKVRMGINTGFCTVGNFGSKQLMDYTIIGGQVNVAARLEQNAPPDQILISHETWALVKDDFRCLGRAPIYVKGVQHSIRTYQVIGRGLTGSQDSSSPLGEMVWPARTVTADQTVADAMMSLRESGEWSCLIVLDGVYPIGMITKGRMDEIVRKETDKALFFQRPVTTVMDKELLVLPDESSLDKVARNALSREGNYTFDPIAVTRNGEFAGLVSVRCLMQRLLAPNP; the protein is encoded by the coding sequence ATGCAGAAACAGAACCGTCCTGTACTTTTCATTGTTGATGCCATTAAATCTGAAATGGATTTTTTTGCAAAAATATTGCGTGAAGATTATGCTCTTCTAATGGCCATGAAAGGCTCACATCTTTTTGAAATAGTAGTTAAGGAGCAACCAGATCTTATACTTCTGGATGTAGATATGCCGGAAATAGATGTTTACGAGGTCTGCAAAAATCTTAATGGAAATGATGCCACTACGCATATTCCTGTAATTTTGATTTCCGGTGACAGGCGGACTGAGGATGAAATGAGTGGATTCAGTGCCGGAGTGGTGGATTTTATTCGAAGACCTCTTAGTCCGCCTATGGTTCTCCGGCGTATTGCTTCGGCCTTAATTCAGAAAGAACAGACTTACAGGCTTGCCGATCTTTCAGATAAACTTGGCAGATACCTTTCTCCTCAGGTTTACGAATCTATTTTTGCAGGCACGCAGGATTCTCTTATAGGAGCCAAGCGTAAAAAACTGACTATTTTTTTCTCAGATATAGTAGGATTTACCTCCACCACAGAGCGCATGGAGCCTGAGGATATGACCTCACTGCTCAACAGTTACCTCGACCGTATGGCATCAATTGCTCTTAAGCACGGTGGAACTATCGATAAATATATCGGAGACGCAGTTCTTATCTTTTTCGGAGATCCTGTTTCAAAAGGATATAAAAATGATGCACTCGCTTGTGTCGATATGGCTATTGAAATGCGTGATGCACTTAAAGAAATGCAGCAGGAATGGTTTGATATAGGTATTTCGACTCCGTTTAAGGTGCGTATGGGGATCAATACAGGTTTCTGTACTGTAGGTAATTTCGGGTCAAAACAGCTTATGGATTACACTATCATAGGTGGTCAGGTGAATGTTGCCGCCAGACTGGAACAGAATGCACCTCCTGATCAGATTTTGATTTCGCATGAAACATGGGCATTGGTTAAAGATGATTTCAGGTGTCTGGGGCGTGCGCCGATCTATGTCAAGGGTGTGCAGCATTCAATTCGTACTTATCAGGTCATAGGCAGAGGTCTTACTGGAAGTCAGGATTCCTCAAGTCCACTTGGTGAAATGGTCTGGCCCGCCCGCACAGTCACAGCTGACCAGACAGTGGCCGATGCTATGATGTCTTTACGTGAAAGCGGAGAATGGTCCTGCCTTATCGTACTGGATGGAGTGTACCCGATCGGGATGATAACTAAAGGGCGTATGGATGAAATTGTACGTAAGGAAACTGATAAGGCATTGTTTTTTCAACGGCCTGTAACAACGGTAATGGATAAAGAACTTTTGGTACTGCCAGATGAAAGTTCCTTAGATAAAGTGGCACGAAATGCATTGTCCCGTGAAGGCAATTATACATTTGATCCAATCGCGGTAACTCGAAACGGTGAATTTGCAGGTTTGGTATCAGTACGTTGTTTAATGCAGAGGCTTCTTGCTCCAAATCCTTGA
- a CDS encoding serine hydrolase domain-containing protein, translating to MVVQEIDNNSSFSNISLERQLDIFCKPLIKDRIDTGIVVGMFNSNDTSFYTYGYANYEKKEPMHKDTIFAIGSVTKCFVSSLLLVLEDKNLISLDDTIGNIFPKSINYRDDDVKNITLRELALHTSGLPREPKNIDTVCAGTRYAFTGHNIYEHLTSEYVYEYISNLKLNKNRLVTAQYSNLGFGILGYAISLKMNKNLSELLDQYIFKPLEMNDTTLKQPQNTDRLAKGYSGDFPIFMARNKLLQNWIFTSMMVGTGGAYSTAPDLIKFFRAHLGLSGTPLDRIFKKSRQVYASDGELSYSLGWQVDSLKRYDTSIYYKYGLIAGFSCYVGMNIPSNSAVIVLKNNFNWEDSIGHNLILRMVKNYHLKNSRYKNNLASSLPKHL from the coding sequence ATGGTCGTTCAGGAAATTGATAACAACTCTTCTTTTTCTAATATCTCTCTTGAACGGCAATTAGATATTTTTTGCAAACCTCTTATCAAAGATAGAATTGATACAGGCATCGTTGTTGGGATGTTTAATAGTAATGATACATCTTTTTATACATATGGTTACGCAAACTATGAAAAAAAAGAACCAATGCATAAAGATACAATTTTTGCAATTGGCTCGGTAACGAAATGCTTCGTATCCTCTTTGCTTCTTGTTTTGGAGGATAAAAACTTAATCTCTTTAGATGATACTATTGGAAATATCTTTCCAAAATCAATTAATTATCGAGATGATGACGTTAAAAATATTACTCTTAGAGAATTGGCTTTGCACACCTCTGGATTACCGCGTGAACCTAAAAATATAGACACGGTATGTGCAGGAACAAGATATGCTTTCACAGGCCACAATATATACGAACATTTAACTTCTGAATATGTTTATGAATACATATCCAACTTAAAACTCAATAAGAATAGGCTTGTGACCGCACAGTATTCTAATCTTGGATTTGGTATACTAGGTTATGCGATCTCATTGAAGATGAATAAAAACTTATCGGAATTACTTGATCAATATATTTTTAAGCCTCTAGAAATGAATGATACCACCCTTAAACAACCTCAAAATACTGACCGGTTAGCTAAAGGATATTCTGGTGATTTCCCAATTTTTATGGCGCGAAATAAATTACTTCAAAATTGGATTTTTACCAGCATGATGGTAGGTACAGGAGGAGCATATTCAACCGCCCCGGATTTAATAAAATTTTTCAGAGCACATCTGGGCTTATCAGGAACCCCATTAGATCGTATTTTCAAGAAATCCCGTCAGGTCTATGCCAGCGATGGAGAGCTTTCATATTCGCTGGGCTGGCAGGTGGACTCTCTTAAAAGATATGACACTTCGATATATTATAAATACGGTTTAATTGCTGGTTTCAGCTGCTATGTAGGTATGAACATACCTTCAAACAGTGCTGTTATCGTTCTTAAAAACAATTTTAACTGGGAAGATAGCATTGGACATAATCTGATTTTAAGAATGGTGAAAAATTATCATCTTAAAAACTCAAGATATAAAAATAATCTAGCTTCCTCTTTACCTAAACATTTATAA
- a CDS encoding FAD-binding and (Fe-S)-binding domain-containing protein, which yields MPSQKFIDSVVEYFPKDQVYLDEVLVHALSLDASPFEPRAKMLVDVCSEGELQTLLSLAREHGAGLTFRGACTAINGQTVGEDVMVRFSGPAWTGIKVLDNGNFIWAQSMASGGSVNKALGPYGRIIGPDPGSISIATLGGMAANNSTGMCCTIEQNIFHTVKSMRVLFADGTLLDTADENSCAAFRKSHAELLDGLTDIRKRIMVNKELVEKIKRKYSIRNTSGYSMNAFTEFEDPLDILEHLMIGSEGTLGCILDVSLKTVVLEPCRATSLMLFPTLEDAIKAISVLSQEGALARAAELMDRITLKAVESFSTTPDIVRTLDDKACGVLLETQAKDEKILQERIDTILECLKDIPGLTDHKFVKDPEEYDRLWDMRRNTYPAFTGVGGPYDFTVTEDWCVPPEMLGEAAEVLQTLLEKYGFRGGIMGHAFHGNMHFILPVPLGDQAAVNNLKGLTDDIVDVMINHFEGSLKAEHGTGRSIAPYVAREWGPEIYSMMKELKALLDPQGILNPGVILNDDPDGHFKGLKQPWGLHESVDRCNGCGFCDSVCPTKEVGFAPRQRIYVKRTIARLHEQGDSERADHWEQVFRQYGLDICATDGLCQLRCPLAVDTASYMRYLRHENLSDFTKDTARRIGNNFSKAASMASMALSTGRAVEGLMGHGIISVMDSLSQKTVGQHVPDLVDMKLRGGSSTPPSKAKTSEQKVVYFPSCAVRTMGYDVDDGPGQKPLMDAAVELLNRAGYEVIFPEDMKNLCCGKAFETKGLSEEADRKSDELSKALLKATENGRWPVLCDTSPCLARMKKHLDKHLDLYEPIEFVQKFLVSKLNFIQLSKTVAVHPTCSTQAMGLTGNLVEVASMCADNVVLPEDINCCGFAGDKGFTHPEVNASALSTLSTQVASCKEGYSTSRTCESGLTLHSGKPYFNILYLLEESSRNN from the coding sequence ATGCCCAGCCAGAAATTTATTGATTCCGTTGTAGAATATTTCCCTAAGGATCAAGTCTATTTGGACGAGGTGCTTGTGCATGCGTTGTCACTGGATGCCAGCCCCTTCGAACCAAGAGCTAAAATGTTAGTGGATGTATGTAGTGAAGGTGAATTGCAGACTTTGTTATCCCTAGCGCGTGAGCACGGAGCTGGTCTGACCTTCAGAGGAGCGTGTACTGCCATAAACGGCCAGACCGTAGGAGAAGATGTTATGGTCCGGTTCAGTGGGCCGGCGTGGACCGGCATCAAAGTCCTAGATAATGGCAACTTTATCTGGGCTCAGAGTATGGCTTCTGGCGGATCGGTCAACAAGGCTTTGGGGCCCTATGGACGTATAATCGGTCCTGATCCCGGCTCTATCTCCATTGCTACTTTGGGGGGGATGGCTGCTAACAATTCCACTGGTATGTGTTGTACCATTGAGCAAAATATTTTCCATACTGTGAAGTCCATGCGTGTACTTTTTGCCGACGGCACACTTCTGGATACCGCAGATGAGAATTCTTGTGCAGCGTTCCGTAAAAGCCATGCTGAACTTCTGGACGGCCTGACGGACATACGCAAGCGCATCATGGTCAATAAGGAGCTTGTCGAAAAAATTAAGCGCAAGTATTCCATTCGCAACACGTCTGGATACAGCATGAACGCATTTACTGAGTTTGAGGACCCCTTGGATATTCTCGAGCATTTGATGATAGGTTCTGAAGGTACCTTGGGATGTATTCTGGATGTGAGTCTTAAGACTGTAGTTCTGGAACCATGCAGAGCAACATCTTTGATGCTGTTCCCCACTTTGGAAGATGCTATCAAAGCTATTTCCGTGCTGAGTCAGGAAGGAGCTCTTGCAAGGGCCGCTGAGCTCATGGATCGGATAACTCTTAAGGCTGTCGAGTCCTTCTCTACAACACCGGATATTGTCCGCACTCTGGATGATAAGGCATGCGGCGTGCTTCTGGAGACTCAGGCTAAGGACGAAAAAATCTTACAGGAGCGCATTGACACCATTTTAGAGTGTCTGAAGGATATTCCAGGCCTTACGGATCATAAATTTGTAAAGGACCCTGAAGAATACGATCGCTTATGGGATATGCGGCGGAACACCTATCCTGCTTTTACCGGGGTCGGCGGCCCCTATGATTTTACCGTCACCGAGGATTGGTGTGTCCCACCTGAAATGCTTGGTGAGGCTGCCGAAGTATTACAGACTCTTCTTGAAAAGTACGGTTTCCGCGGGGGGATAATGGGCCACGCCTTCCATGGCAATATGCATTTCATCCTTCCTGTTCCGTTGGGTGATCAGGCCGCAGTGAATAATTTGAAAGGGCTTACAGATGATATTGTCGATGTGATGATTAATCATTTTGAAGGATCTTTAAAAGCAGAGCACGGAACTGGGCGTTCAATTGCTCCCTATGTTGCTCGCGAGTGGGGACCGGAAATCTACTCTATGATGAAGGAGCTGAAAGCCCTTTTAGATCCACAGGGGATACTAAACCCAGGCGTTATTCTCAATGATGATCCTGATGGACATTTTAAGGGGTTGAAGCAGCCTTGGGGACTGCATGAGTCTGTTGACAGATGCAATGGATGCGGTTTCTGCGATTCCGTATGCCCTACGAAAGAAGTCGGCTTTGCGCCGCGTCAGCGTATTTACGTTAAGCGCACTATCGCGAGGTTGCATGAGCAAGGTGATAGTGAACGGGCCGATCACTGGGAGCAGGTCTTCAGACAGTATGGTCTTGATATCTGCGCCACTGATGGCCTTTGCCAGTTACGATGTCCATTGGCTGTGGATACTGCTTCGTACATGCGGTACTTACGCCATGAAAATTTGAGTGATTTCACCAAAGATACGGCCCGTCGTATAGGCAATAATTTTTCCAAGGCAGCCAGTATGGCGTCGATGGCTCTGAGCACCGGTAGAGCTGTTGAAGGTCTTATGGGGCATGGTATTATCTCCGTCATGGATAGTCTGTCCCAAAAAACAGTGGGTCAGCATGTACCTGATCTGGTTGATATGAAACTCCGGGGCGGATCTTCTACTCCTCCGTCCAAGGCAAAGACGTCGGAGCAGAAGGTTGTGTACTTTCCTTCCTGTGCTGTGCGTACCATGGGCTATGACGTGGATGATGGGCCCGGCCAGAAGCCTCTTATGGACGCTGCAGTAGAGCTATTGAACCGCGCCGGATACGAAGTTATTTTTCCTGAGGATATGAAGAATCTATGCTGTGGCAAGGCCTTTGAAACCAAGGGATTATCCGAAGAGGCAGATCGCAAATCTGACGAACTCAGCAAAGCCTTGCTCAAGGCTACGGAAAATGGTCGCTGGCCTGTACTGTGCGATACAAGCCCGTGTCTGGCTCGTATGAAGAAGCATCTGGATAAGCATCTGGATCTGTATGAGCCCATTGAATTCGTTCAGAAGTTTCTTGTGAGTAAGTTGAATTTCATCCAGCTGTCCAAGACTGTGGCCGTGCATCCGACATGTTCTACTCAGGCTATGGGCTTGACAGGAAATCTGGTGGAAGTGGCTTCTATGTGTGCCGATAATGTTGTGCTGCCCGAAGATATTAACTGTTGCGGTTTTGCCGGAGATAAGGGCTTTACTCATCCCGAGGTCAATGCTTCAGCTTTGAGCACACTTTCTACACAGGTTGCCTCCTGCAAGGAAGGTTACAGCACATCCAGAACCTGCGAGTCTGGGCTGACCCTGCATAGCGGTAAGCCATATTTCAACATCCTGTATTTATTGGAAGAGAGTAGTCGAAACAATTAA
- a CDS encoding ATP-binding protein, translated as MIQDKAYILILDDEPTNLYLLKNILEMEDNVVPISASTGEEALLLLKEREYALAIIDMHLPGIDGLEVIRQMRESDKMREIPVLIASAVFKDSESIAQGYELGVADYLFKPLNTKMLRSKVSLFTKFYFNRKALEASEASLSLTQHMAGLGGWELDLDTMELYWSHETYLIHKVGPEFTPNLQNALGFYAPLHQSVITEAVKRCIEEGESFDLELEIVTAEDCKLWVRALGEPIYDNSRIVKIGGTFQDISEQRARMELVEQSREKYQQLYGAIRDAILIADMDRNIVDMNPAFNDLFGYSVDDLKGKPTVTIYKDESEFKRLGELIRQNDNPNDNIVYTIHYQKKSGQVFSGETAIFKIYDAKGDVTGFMGLIRDISEKENLEQQLAYARKLESIGQLAAGVAHEINTPIMYISGNIKFLKESFDNISQLLEKQNKLYLAVKDNQDVSSLLPCIEQAMETAGLDFLLDEIPQALSESQEGTERVSHIVQAMKIFSHMDINTVKPMNVNDAVENTITIASNEWKYHSEIVMNLAEDLPLIEGVLGDFNQAILNILVNAAHANSDMVKKNGGKGTITISTALDGEFVEICISDTGTGIPPENQHRIFDPFFTTKEVGKGTGQGLSITHTIVKKHGGTIAFNSEENKGTTFFLTFPIKQESRGKDCSLQ; from the coding sequence ATGATCCAAGACAAAGCATACATACTGATTCTTGATGATGAGCCGACAAACCTATATTTATTGAAGAATATACTGGAAATGGAGGATAATGTTGTCCCAATCTCAGCCTCTACAGGAGAGGAGGCGCTGCTACTTCTTAAAGAGCGGGAGTATGCATTAGCAATCATCGACATGCATCTACCCGGTATCGATGGGCTTGAAGTTATTAGACAAATGCGTGAGAGCGATAAAATGCGCGAGATTCCCGTTTTAATCGCCAGTGCTGTGTTCAAGGATTCAGAGAGTATCGCCCAAGGTTATGAACTTGGAGTTGCAGACTATCTATTCAAGCCGTTGAACACCAAAATGCTTCGTAGCAAAGTAAGTCTTTTCACCAAGTTCTACTTCAACCGAAAGGCGCTTGAAGCAAGTGAAGCAAGCCTATCCCTTACTCAGCATATGGCCGGGTTGGGTGGCTGGGAACTGGATCTGGACACAATGGAATTATACTGGTCACATGAAACGTATCTTATTCATAAAGTAGGTCCAGAGTTCACACCTAATCTGCAGAATGCACTTGGTTTTTATGCGCCGCTCCATCAATCAGTCATAACCGAGGCTGTAAAGCGATGCATAGAAGAAGGTGAATCTTTTGATCTTGAACTTGAAATAGTGACAGCTGAAGACTGCAAGTTGTGGGTCAGAGCGTTGGGTGAACCAATCTATGATAACAGCCGCATTGTCAAAATAGGAGGTACTTTTCAGGATATCAGTGAACAAAGAGCCAGAATGGAATTAGTGGAGCAATCTCGAGAGAAATATCAGCAACTCTACGGGGCAATTCGAGATGCAATCCTTATTGCTGACATGGATCGTAATATCGTCGACATGAATCCTGCTTTCAATGACCTTTTTGGATATTCGGTGGATGACCTCAAGGGAAAACCTACCGTAACGATTTATAAGGATGAATCTGAATTTAAACGGTTGGGTGAGTTAATTCGGCAAAATGATAATCCTAATGATAATATCGTTTACACTATTCATTACCAAAAGAAATCCGGGCAAGTATTCTCGGGTGAGACCGCTATTTTTAAAATTTATGATGCTAAAGGGGATGTAACTGGATTTATGGGGTTGATCAGAGATATTTCTGAAAAAGAGAATCTAGAACAACAGCTAGCATATGCCCGTAAGCTTGAATCCATAGGCCAACTGGCCGCAGGTGTTGCTCATGAGATTAACACTCCAATTATGTACATATCTGGAAATATCAAGTTTCTCAAAGAATCGTTCGATAATATATCTCAACTACTTGAAAAACAAAATAAACTTTATCTAGCTGTCAAAGATAATCAAGATGTATCCTCCCTTTTGCCCTGCATAGAGCAGGCAATGGAGACTGCAGGACTTGATTTCCTGTTGGATGAAATACCCCAAGCTCTCTCCGAATCTCAGGAAGGCACTGAGCGTGTTTCGCACATAGTTCAAGCCATGAAGATTTTTTCGCATATGGACATTAACACAGTAAAGCCGATGAACGTCAATGATGCCGTGGAGAACACTATTACAATAGCTAGCAACGAATGGAAATATCACTCTGAGATAGTAATGAACCTCGCAGAAGACCTTCCCCTGATTGAGGGGGTGCTTGGAGATTTTAATCAGGCTATCCTTAATATCCTGGTTAACGCTGCTCATGCTAATTCTGACATGGTCAAAAAGAATGGAGGTAAAGGAACCATCACTATTTCCACAGCCTTGGATGGAGAATTCGTGGAAATCTGTATCAGCGATACAGGCACGGGTATTCCTCCAGAAAATCAACACAGAATTTTTGATCCATTCTTCACAACAAAGGAAGTCGGAAAGGGAACGGGCCAAGGCTTATCAATAACCCATACCATCGTTAAAAAACACGGTGGCACAATTGCGTTTAACTCAGAAGAAAATAAGGGAACAACTTTTTTTCTGACGTTTCCTATTAAACAGGAGAGTCGGGGCAAGGATTGCTCTTTGCAGTAA